In Syntrophorhabdaceae bacterium, a single window of DNA contains:
- a CDS encoding lipopolysaccharide kinase InaA family protein, whose protein sequence is MKWFLEDEGLSAVLEKLPEVSDARRHYITVPYKEGEVFIKTFVEKGALGALRNRTVPRGKKEYETGKRLASIGIRTPGCLGYGVGRKRSCVVQDRIDGEGFVRVFFRHGYRERLIPALAELLRGLKENGVCHNDLHLDNVLVSGNLLYLIDLHKTKLKDALSDKDELSNLTHALTMIYEDLNEKEKGLFFERYGNLKVQKAVEGEIKRLRARWIESKKRRAFQETSKIVR, encoded by the coding sequence ATGAAATGGTTTCTTGAAGACGAGGGACTCTCGGCCGTGCTTGAGAAGCTGCCGGAGGTATCGGACGCGCGGAGGCATTACATTACCGTGCCCTATAAAGAAGGAGAGGTCTTCATAAAGACCTTTGTCGAGAAAGGGGCCCTCGGCGCACTGAGGAACAGAACAGTCCCCAGGGGTAAAAAAGAATATGAGACAGGGAAGCGGCTGGCCTCGATCGGGATCAGGACGCCTGGGTGCCTTGGGTACGGGGTCGGCAGGAAGCGCTCCTGCGTGGTCCAGGATCGGATCGACGGCGAGGGGTTTGTCCGTGTATTTTTCAGGCATGGGTACCGTGAAAGATTAATCCCTGCACTCGCAGAACTTCTCAGGGGGTTGAAGGAGAACGGTGTCTGTCATAACGACCTCCATCTCGACAATGTGCTTGTGTCCGGCAATCTCCTGTATCTCATTGATCTCCACAAGACAAAATTAAAAGATGCCCTTAGCGATAAAGATGAGCTTTCCAACCTCACCCACGCCCTTACCATGATCTATGAGGACCTCAACGAGAAAGAGAAGGGACTTTTTTTTGAACGCTACGGGAACCTGAAGGTACAAAAGGCAGTTGAAGGAGAGATCAAAAGGTTAAGGGCAAGATGGATCGAGAGCAAGAAGAGAAGGGCATTTCAGGAGACCTCCAAGATCGTGCGCAG
- a CDS encoding glycosyltransferase family 4 protein yields MKKILFFTHNIFTKENPRGYRIHQYFPYLEKSGFTVTLLTTKTSLPRVLKEIMQSDITYVQRVLLNPFKLSLFRKLSKKMVYDFDDAVMYGSRGASTTRQRRFEGMVKASDVVLCGNQFLADEAMKYKATGVHYIPTVVDIGEYPVKQHGPKKPFVIGWIGSSATLKYLADIRELLDYYADQEGVECKIVADKPPEGMKKGMLFEQWDYDREKQSILSFDMGIMPVKDDIWSLGKCGLKLIQYMAAGLPSVAHPVGVVQDMIIDGHNGFSRKDAEGWKDAIDRLRGDVDLRRAMGMASRKIAEERYSLNIWGPRVAEILDTLPGGSAR; encoded by the coding sequence ATGAAGAAGATCCTTTTTTTCACCCACAACATTTTTACAAAAGAGAATCCACGGGGGTACAGGATCCATCAATACTTCCCGTACCTGGAGAAAAGCGGCTTCACGGTCACGCTGTTGACAACAAAGACGAGTCTCCCCAGGGTGCTCAAAGAGATCATGCAGTCAGACATAACCTATGTCCAGCGGGTATTGCTCAATCCTTTCAAGTTGTCTCTTTTCAGAAAGCTCTCGAAGAAGATGGTCTACGATTTCGATGACGCGGTGATGTATGGAAGCCGGGGTGCGAGCACGACACGGCAGAGGAGATTTGAAGGCATGGTAAAGGCCTCAGACGTTGTGTTGTGCGGCAACCAATTTCTTGCCGATGAGGCAATGAAGTATAAAGCGACCGGTGTCCATTATATCCCTACGGTCGTCGATATTGGTGAATACCCGGTGAAACAACACGGGCCAAAGAAGCCCTTTGTCATCGGATGGATAGGAAGCAGCGCAACATTAAAGTACCTCGCCGATATACGGGAGTTATTGGATTATTATGCTGACCAGGAAGGCGTGGAGTGCAAGATCGTCGCCGACAAGCCCCCGGAGGGGATGAAAAAAGGGATGCTCTTTGAACAATGGGATTACGACAGGGAGAAACAGTCCATCCTGAGTTTCGATATGGGGATCATGCCGGTGAAGGACGATATCTGGTCCCTGGGGAAGTGCGGCCTCAAGCTGATCCAGTATATGGCAGCGGGGCTCCCCTCGGTTGCCCACCCTGTCGGCGTTGTGCAGGACATGATCATCGACGGGCATAACGGGTTTTCAAGGAAGGACGCGGAAGGCTGGAAGGACGCCATCGATAGGCTTCGGGGAGACGTTGACCTGCGGAGGGCCATGGGGATGGCTTCGAGGAAGATCGCCGAAGAACGTTATTCCCTGAATATCTGGGGACCAAGGGTTGCAGAGATCCTGGATACCCTCCCGGGCGGATCAGCACGATGA